In the Hordeum vulgare subsp. vulgare chromosome 7H, MorexV3_pseudomolecules_assembly, whole genome shotgun sequence genome, one interval contains:
- the LOC123413268 gene encoding probable E3 ubiquitin-protein ligase ATL44, giving the protein MRSSASLLHRARDVTAGPSKQSPSPSPLPPPLPEHQQPAPAMAVDSDMAVILASLLCALVCILGLALVSRCACRPRRSSSSSSANQSPKGLKKKAIDALPTVSFAAADASPKSSSSSSTAAACSSPLECAICLAEFTDGESVRVLPRCGHNFHVVCVDAWLRTCGTCPSCRAPIVATPAQPLVTPTVVVVVAAANTRCGRCGEVAAPAGGGDSTLLP; this is encoded by the coding sequence ATGCGCTCTTCGGCGAGCCTCCTACACCGCGCCAGGGATGTCACAGCCGGCCCCAGCAAACAGTCTCCATCGCCTTCCCCGCTGCCGCCGCCTCTGCcggagcaccaacagccggcgcCGGCGATGGCGGTGGACTCAGACATGGCGGTCATCTTAGCGTCTCTGCTCTGCGCTCTCGTCTGCATCCTCGGCCTCGCACTTGTCTCCCGATGCGCATGCCGACCCCGACGCTCCAGCTCCTCTTCCTCCGCCAACCAATCCCCGAAGGGCCTCAAGAAGAAGGCCATCGACGCGCTCCCCACCGTCTCCTTCGCTGCGGCCGACGCCTCACCgaagtcttcatcatcatcatcaacggcGGCGGCATGCTCATCGCCGTTGGAGTGCGCGATATGCCTGGCAGAATTCACCGACGGAGAGAGTGTGCGCGTGCTCCCGCGTTGCGGCCACAACTTCCATGTGGTCTGCGTCGACGCCTGGCTCCGAACGTGCGGCACCTGCCCGTCCTGCCGCGCCCCCATCGTCGCCACACCGGCTCAGCCACTGGTGACGCCAACGGTGGTTGTCGTGGTGGCTGCGGCGAATACGAGGTGCGGGAGGTGCGGCGAGGTGGCAGCGCCGGCTGGTGGTGGGGATAGCACGTTATTGCCGTAG